The window AACTTGATACATTCTACTATAATGATACGAATCAATTTCTCCCGGTAACTCTGCAAAGTCTCAAATCCGGTCCGTTTAAGACAAGCGAACTCTATCTTGAAAACAAGAATAATGGTAAAAGTAGCTATATCTTATACTGGAAGGGTGGTAATAATTTGTTTGTTAATGAAAAGAGGGAGGAATTTATCAGGAGAAATGTCGAGAAGTTGTTTGTACCTAAAAATGGAAGAAAACAATATTTGCGTTTTTTCGAGACTAATCTGGAAAAAATTATAGAGGATAATGGAATTAACATTATAGAAAAGTTTCAGGTAATCTGTAATATTGCCATTAATATTATTAACGATTCCAGTACTGCATCCGACGGAATATGTGATATTGAAAGAGCTAAAAATATTGTAGCTGCTTTAACCGATATTATCCTGAACAATAAAGAGCATATTTTTGATATGATCAAGGTACTGAAACATGACAATCATTGTGAATCTTATCCCATAAATGTAACGGTTTTTGGTCTCGGTTATGCAAGCCATATTGGTATAAGTTTAGATGAGTTGCATGAGTTTGCCCTGGGATTATTTTTACAAGATATTGGAATGAGAAAGATTGATCGTTCTCTTATAAACAAACCGAATAGATTAAGCAGAGAAGAATTTGCAATCATAAAAAAACATCCGGAAATCGGGAGTCAGATTTTACAGGAAACAGGAAGTGTGCCGATGGAATCATACATGCTCGCAATGCTCCATCATGAAAATTTTGATGGTAGTGGTTATCCTTACGGTTTGCAGGGAAATGATATTGAGTATCGTAGCAGAATTGCACGTGTTGTTGATGTATATAATGCTCTAACTTCTCATAGACCCTATGCAAGTGCCACAAGCAGTGAAAGGGCCTTCTCTATGATGAAAGGAGATATGGCAGGTCTGTTTGACAGGGATGTGCTGAATGGTTTCATAGAATTTCTGGGGTCTGCTCATTCGAAGTTGAAAAAAGATGGTCATATTTCATTGTCAAATCAAGAAATTCTGGAACCGGTATAAAGCCATGTAATGATTAAGATGAAGTATTTTCCTGTTGCAACAGAAAATCTGAGAGTAGATACAATACTTAACTTTAAAATCTATATAGAGTCGAGTAATAAATTTGTCTTGTTTCGCAAGAGCAACCATCCCTTCACGGAAGAAACAGTAAATAGACTCAAAGAAAATAAGGTTCATACTGTCTTCATATCAGAAGAAGATATTGAAAATTTTGAGGAATATTACTACGATAACAAAAACAAGTTCAATGTAA is drawn from Candidatus Scalindua sp. and contains these coding sequences:
- a CDS encoding GAF domain-containing protein; translation: MITIEKANLSRSRSNKNGWGSDVLEIKKNFFSSKEEQRIGIALTSVFDLKRLYRLIIEITTHILKVRNASLMIVEGGILRIRGSKHLPEAVMEQCRQGIGEGISGSVALKGEYLVIDNIEDDMRFGKRNGNLYSCKSLLSMPMIHNNEVIGVINVSDKMDKKVFFDSDIEMLKVISKYSTLAIRNILLVERSKKRSIIDELDTFYYNDTNQFLPVTLQSLKSGPFKTSELYLENKNNGKSSYILYWKGGNNLFVNEKREEFIRRNVEKLFVPKNGRKQYLRFFETNLEKIIEDNGINIIEKFQVICNIAINIINDSSTASDGICDIERAKNIVAALTDIILNNKEHIFDMIKVLKHDNHCESYPINVTVFGLGYASHIGISLDELHEFALGLFLQDIGMRKIDRSLINKPNRLSREEFAIIKKHPEIGSQILQETGSVPMESYMLAMLHHENFDGSGYPYGLQGNDIEYRSRIARVVDVYNALTSHRPYASATSSERAFSMMKGDMAGLFDRDVLNGFIEFLGSAHSKLKKDGHISLSNQEILEPV